The Bacteroides ovatus genomic interval TGACATGTTTATCAAGGAAAACAATAAATAAACAGAGTGGGTATATATACTTTGTGTAAAGCCGAAAGGCTGAATAGTAAAATTTTGATCGGAAAGATGTTTGAAGGCGGTGTTTCTAAATCGTTTTCCATCTTTCCGATACGCGTTGTATATATGCCTGTCGAGCAGGGCGAGGCTCCTGCTTCCATATTAATCAGTGTATCGAAACGTCGTTTTAAACGGGCGGTGAAACGCAACCGGGTGAAACGCCAGATACGTGAAGCCTACCGGAAGAACAAGTCTCTTCTGGTGGATGAACTGCAACGCCGGGAGCAACGGTTAGCCGTTGCCTTTATCTATCTGTCGGACGAGCTTGTTGCTACTGCCGAGCTGGAAGAGAAAATGAAAATAGCGCTTGCGCGCATCTCCGAAAAACTATTCTCATGAAACCTCATAACTCCCGGATATCTACCGCGTGGGTATTCGTTACGGGAATTTTGAGAAAGGTATTTTCCTTCTTCCTGCTTGTTCCCATCTATTTTTACCGGATTTGTATTTCACCCCTTACTCCTCCCTCTTGTCGGTTCACGCCTACTTGTTCAGCGTATGCGCTCGAAGCAATTAAGAAACATGGTCCTATAAAGGGGCTTTATCTTGCTGTGCGGCGTATTCTGCGATGCCATCCCTGGGGTGGTTCCGGTTATGATCCCGTGCCTTGAGACAACTGAAACGAGAAATAGAAAATGAAAAAGAATGTGACTGATATTTTAGATATCCATACTCATAAACAGGAAATTGATACCCAAGGAAAATCCATCATCAATTATCCGTTATTGGCAGACCCTCCATTGTATATGCCTCTGGCAGAGAATGTGGAAGTGGCTGTGGGTAGAGGATCTTATTATTCTATTGGTATTCATCCTTGGGAGGTGAGAGAGAGTAATGTCAGTCAGCAATTGAGCTTTCTT includes:
- a CDS encoding ribonuclease P protein component → MFEGGVSKSFSIFPIRVVYMPVEQGEAPASILISVSKRRFKRAVKRNRVKRQIREAYRKNKSLLVDELQRREQRLAVAFIYLSDELVATAELEEKMKIALARISEKLFS
- the yidD gene encoding membrane protein insertion efficiency factor YidD, with translation MKPHNSRISTAWVFVTGILRKVFSFFLLVPIYFYRICISPLTPPSCRFTPTCSAYALEAIKKHGPIKGLYLAVRRILRCHPWGGSGYDPVP